Proteins encoded in a region of the Burkholderia ubonensis subsp. mesacidophila genome:
- a CDS encoding MFS transporter, translated as MNTTPDRPLQWSRANLRADLFPWALALVTGIDYFDNAAFSFFASYIAGGINASPDELVWSSSAYAVAAVLGILQQQWWIDRLGHRRYVAGCMLMFSFGAIASALADTSLALAFARGFQGYFIGPMMGACRILIQISFTPQERPPATRAFLIMILLGSALAPIAGSLLVAHSTWRALFACTAPVGVAFAILALLTLPDTGNLPDDERGTGHFWPYVVFALAQGALQVVMQQVRYQLYSGSPMLILLTVAGLGALAWFAHHQWHHPTPLVRLHAFRQRTFLVGLLLYMFYYYESTGFSYLTSRFLESGLGYPVENAGRLVGTMSLISATALFAYLRYAKLITHKKWIIVPGFAVAAFAVLWMTRMTPQVGEAALILPLLLRGLLLLFIVLPVANLTFRIFAIDEYTHGYRLKNIVRQLTISFATASVIIVEQHRLAVHQTRLVERANVFDPLFQQTVDVLTRSYAAAGHAPGDAHALAISSIARMVAQQASFLSSLDGFYFLAGIAICGGIFAAWQKDID; from the coding sequence ATGAATACGACGCCGGACCGCCCACTGCAGTGGAGCCGCGCGAACCTGCGCGCCGACCTGTTCCCGTGGGCGCTCGCGCTCGTCACCGGCATCGACTATTTCGACAACGCGGCGTTCTCGTTCTTCGCCAGCTACATCGCGGGCGGCATCAACGCGTCGCCGGACGAGCTCGTGTGGTCGTCGAGCGCGTACGCGGTCGCGGCCGTGCTCGGCATCCTCCAGCAGCAATGGTGGATCGACCGCCTCGGACACCGCCGCTACGTCGCCGGCTGCATGCTGATGTTCTCGTTCGGTGCGATCGCGTCCGCGCTTGCCGATACGTCGCTGGCGCTCGCGTTCGCGCGCGGCTTCCAGGGCTATTTCATCGGGCCGATGATGGGCGCGTGCCGGATCCTGATCCAGATCAGCTTCACGCCGCAGGAACGGCCACCCGCGACGCGCGCGTTCCTGATCATGATCCTGCTCGGCAGCGCGCTCGCGCCGATCGCCGGCAGCCTGCTCGTCGCACATTCGACGTGGCGCGCGCTGTTCGCATGCACCGCGCCCGTGGGCGTCGCGTTCGCGATCCTCGCGCTGCTGACGCTGCCCGACACCGGCAACCTGCCCGACGACGAGCGCGGCACCGGGCATTTCTGGCCATACGTCGTGTTCGCGCTCGCGCAAGGCGCGCTGCAGGTCGTGATGCAGCAGGTGCGGTACCAGCTCTACAGCGGCTCGCCGATGCTGATCCTGCTGACGGTCGCGGGCCTCGGCGCGCTCGCGTGGTTCGCGCACCACCAGTGGCACCACCCGACGCCGCTCGTGCGCCTGCACGCCTTCCGCCAGCGCACCTTCCTGGTCGGGCTCCTGCTCTACATGTTCTATTACTACGAGTCGACAGGCTTCAGCTACCTGACCTCCCGCTTTCTCGAATCGGGGCTCGGCTATCCGGTCGAGAACGCCGGACGCCTCGTCGGCACGATGTCGCTGATCTCCGCGACCGCGCTGTTCGCATACCTGCGCTACGCGAAGCTGATTACGCACAAGAAATGGATCATCGTGCCGGGCTTCGCGGTCGCCGCGTTCGCCGTGCTGTGGATGACCCGCATGACGCCGCAGGTCGGCGAAGCCGCGCTGATCCTGCCGCTGCTGCTGCGCGGCCTGCTGCTGCTGTTCATCGTGCTGCCGGTCGCGAACCTGACGTTCCGGATCTTCGCGATCGACGAATACACGCACGGCTACCGGCTCAAGAACATCGTCCGCCAGCTGACGATCTCGTTCGCGACCGCGTCGGTGATCATCGTCGAGCAGCATCGGCTGGCCGTGCACCAGACGCGGCTCGTCGAGCGTGCGAACGTGTTCGACCCGCTGTTCCAGCAGACGGTCGACGTGCTGACCCGCAGCTACGCGGCCGCCGGCCATGCGCCAGGCGACGCCCACGCGCTCGCGATCTCGTCGATCGCGCGGATGGTCGCGCAGCAGGCGTCGTTCCTGTCGTCGCTCGACGGGTTCTATTTCCTCGCCGGCATCGCGATATGCGGCGGGATCTTCGCCGCATGGCAAAAAGACATCGATTGA
- the trxA gene encoding thioredoxin TrxA: MSEQIKHISDASFEQDVVKSDKPVLVDFWAEWCGPCKMIAPILDEVAKDYGDKLQIAKINVDDNQATPAKFGVRGIPTLILFKNGAAAAQKVGALSKSQLTAFLDSHL, from the coding sequence ATGAGCGAACAGATCAAACACATCAGCGACGCATCGTTCGAACAGGACGTCGTCAAATCCGACAAGCCGGTGCTCGTCGATTTCTGGGCCGAATGGTGCGGCCCGTGCAAGATGATTGCGCCGATCCTCGACGAAGTCGCGAAGGACTACGGCGACAAGCTGCAGATCGCGAAGATCAACGTCGACGACAACCAGGCAACGCCTGCGAAGTTCGGCGTGCGCGGCATCCCGACGCTGATCCTCTTCAAGAACGGCGCGGCCGCCGCGCAGAAGGTCGGCGCGCTGTCGAAGTCGCAGCTGACCGCATTCCTGGACAGCCACCTGTAA
- the dnaX gene encoding DNA polymerase III subunit gamma/tau — MTYQVLARKWRPKDFASLVGQEHVVRALTHALDGGRLHHAYLFTGTRGVGKTTLSRIFAKALNCETGVTSQPCGVCRACREIDEGRFVDYVEMDAASNRGVDEMAALLERAVYAPVDARFKVYMIDEVHMLTNHAFNAMLKTLEEPPSHVKFILATTDPQKIPVTVLSRCLQFNLKQMPAGHIVSHLERILCEEQITFEPQALRLLARAAQGSMRDALSLTDQAIAYSANEVTETAVSGMLGALDQTYMVRLLDALAAGDGTEILAIADEMSLRSLSFSTALQDLASLLHRIAWAQFAPGSVLDEWPEAADLRRFAQTLSPEQVQLFYQIATVGRAELGLAPDEYAGFTMTLLRMLAFEPAAGAAGGAPVGQPSAPRAVPGPRAAVSAAAPAVVKPAPTAPAEATRKPAAATAPTASAAPLARPAADMSAQPGERAGEPPAAPATNEAPAAATAAAQPAAAADAAAPGAAVKSDPPAPQAESEPRNAEADAAPAESAPRAASTEAASRPAARAGGAAAALDVLRNAGMRVSTDRSRAGATAKPAAPAAAKPAAPRPAVQVPTPRAAARAPQPDTRQAPPPWEDIPPDEYVPLSADEMFGGPPDDGFVPVFDSGPDDVRVVPKPAVSAPVDTRPLPPAIALDPIGFDGEWPALAARLPLKGVAYQLAFNSELTAVDATTLKLSVPVPQYADAAQVAKLKAALADALGKPVDVAVEVGPARRTAAALDAAARAARQREAEQEIHADPFVQQLVRDFDARIVDGSVRPLADVAPADSAAPTLH, encoded by the coding sequence ATGACCTATCAAGTTCTCGCACGCAAGTGGCGTCCGAAGGATTTCGCTTCGCTCGTCGGCCAGGAGCACGTCGTCAGGGCGCTCACGCACGCGCTCGACGGCGGGCGTTTGCATCACGCCTATCTGTTTACAGGTACCCGCGGCGTCGGCAAGACGACGCTGTCGCGGATTTTCGCGAAGGCGCTCAACTGTGAAACCGGCGTGACGTCGCAGCCGTGCGGCGTGTGCCGCGCGTGCCGCGAGATCGACGAAGGCCGCTTCGTCGACTACGTCGAAATGGATGCCGCGAGCAACCGCGGCGTCGACGAAATGGCCGCGCTGCTCGAGCGCGCGGTGTACGCGCCCGTCGATGCGCGCTTCAAGGTCTACATGATCGACGAAGTGCACATGCTGACGAACCACGCGTTCAACGCGATGCTGAAGACGCTCGAGGAGCCGCCGTCGCACGTCAAGTTCATCCTCGCGACGACCGACCCGCAGAAGATTCCCGTCACGGTGCTGTCGCGCTGCCTGCAGTTCAACCTCAAGCAGATGCCGGCCGGGCACATCGTGTCGCATCTCGAGCGCATTCTTTGCGAAGAGCAGATCACGTTCGAGCCGCAGGCGTTGCGCCTGCTCGCGCGCGCGGCGCAAGGCAGCATGCGCGATGCGCTGTCGCTGACCGACCAGGCGATCGCCTATTCGGCGAACGAAGTGACGGAAACGGCCGTGTCGGGGATGCTCGGCGCGCTCGACCAAACCTACATGGTGCGCCTGCTCGACGCGCTCGCGGCCGGCGACGGCACGGAGATTCTCGCGATCGCCGACGAAATGTCGCTGCGCAGCCTGTCGTTCTCGACCGCCTTGCAGGATCTCGCCAGCCTGTTGCACCGGATCGCGTGGGCGCAGTTCGCGCCGGGCTCGGTGCTCGACGAATGGCCGGAAGCGGCCGACCTGCGCCGGTTCGCGCAGACGCTGAGCCCCGAGCAGGTGCAGCTGTTCTACCAGATCGCGACGGTCGGGCGCGCGGAACTGGGCCTCGCGCCCGACGAGTACGCGGGCTTCACGATGACGCTGCTGCGGATGCTCGCGTTCGAGCCGGCGGCGGGGGCTGCCGGCGGCGCGCCGGTCGGCCAGCCCTCGGCGCCGCGCGCCGTGCCGGGGCCGCGTGCGGCCGTGTCGGCCGCGGCCCCGGCGGTGGTGAAGCCGGCGCCGACCGCTCCCGCCGAGGCGACGCGCAAGCCGGCGGCAGCCACGGCGCCGACGGCGTCTGCCGCGCCGCTCGCGCGACCGGCTGCCGATATGTCTGCGCAACCCGGCGAACGCGCCGGCGAGCCGCCTGCCGCTCCCGCGACAAACGAGGCTCCCGCCGCGGCGACTGCTGCGGCTCAGCCGGCTGCGGCAGCCGACGCGGCTGCGCCCGGCGCCGCCGTGAAGAGCGATCCACCCGCACCGCAGGCCGAATCCGAACCCCGTAACGCCGAGGCAGACGCCGCGCCGGCCGAATCCGCGCCGCGCGCCGCGTCGACGGAAGCCGCCTCGCGTCCGGCTGCCCGCGCGGGCGGCGCTGCCGCCGCACTCGACGTGCTGCGCAATGCCGGCATGCGCGTGTCGACCGATCGCTCGCGCGCCGGCGCGACGGCGAAACCGGCCGCGCCGGCCGCTGCGAAACCGGCTGCGCCGCGTCCCGCGGTGCAGGTGCCGACGCCGCGCGCCGCGGCTCGCGCGCCGCAGCCCGACACGCGTCAGGCGCCGCCGCCGTGGGAAGACATTCCGCCGGACGAGTACGTGCCGCTCAGCGCGGACGAGATGTTCGGCGGTCCGCCCGACGACGGCTTCGTGCCGGTGTTCGACAGCGGGCCTGACGACGTGCGCGTCGTGCCGAAGCCGGCCGTGTCCGCGCCGGTCGACACGCGTCCGCTGCCGCCCGCCATCGCGCTCGATCCGATCGGCTTCGACGGCGAGTGGCCGGCGCTGGCCGCGCGGCTGCCGCTGAAGGGCGTCGCATACCAGCTCGCGTTCAACAGCGAGCTGACGGCGGTCGACGCAACGACGCTCAAGCTGTCCGTGCCGGTGCCGCAATACGCGGACGCCGCGCAGGTCGCGAAACTGAAGGCCGCGCTCGCGGATGCGCTCGGCAAGCCGGTCGACGTCGCCGTCGAGGTCGGGCCCGCGCGGCGCACCGCGGCGGCGCTCGACGCGGCCGCGCGCGCGGCGCGCCAGCGCGAGGCGGAGCAGGAGATCCATGCGGATCCGTTCGTCCAGCAGCTCGTGCGCGACTTCGACGCACGCATCGTCGACGGTTCGGTGCGTCCGCTTGCGGATGTCGCGCCTGCGGACAGTGCGGCGCCGACGCTGCATTGA
- the rho gene encoding transcription termination factor Rho produces MHLSELKSLHVSELIEMANGLEIENANRLRKQELMFAILKKRAKTGETIFGDGTLEVLPDGFGFLRSPEMSYLASTDDIYISPSQIRRFNLHTGDTIEGEVRTPKDGERYFALVKVDKVNGQPPEASKHKIMFENLTPLHPNKPLSLEREMRGEENVTGRIIDMIAPIGKGQRGLLVASPKSGKTVMLQHIAHAIKQNHPDVILFVLLIDERPEEVTEMQRSVAGEVIASTFDEPATRHVQVAEMVIEKAKRLVEMKHDVVILLDSITRLARAYNTVIPASGKVLTGGVDANALQRPKRFFGAARNIEEGGSLTIIGTALIETGSRMDDVIYEEFKGTGNMEVHLERRLAEKRVYPSINLNKSGTRREEMLIKPEILQKIWVLRKFIHDMDEVEAMEFLLDKIRQTKSNSEFFDLMRRGG; encoded by the coding sequence ATGCATTTATCCGAGCTCAAGTCTCTGCACGTGTCCGAATTGATCGAGATGGCCAACGGCCTGGAGATCGAAAACGCGAACCGCCTGCGCAAGCAGGAGCTGATGTTCGCCATTCTCAAAAAGCGCGCCAAGACGGGAGAGACGATCTTCGGCGACGGCACGCTCGAAGTGCTGCCGGACGGCTTCGGCTTCCTGCGCTCGCCGGAAATGTCGTACCTCGCGAGCACCGACGACATCTATATCAGCCCGTCGCAGATCCGCCGCTTCAACCTGCACACCGGCGACACGATCGAAGGCGAAGTCCGTACGCCGAAGGACGGCGAGCGCTACTTCGCGCTTGTCAAGGTCGACAAAGTCAACGGGCAGCCGCCCGAGGCCTCGAAACACAAGATCATGTTCGAGAACCTCACGCCGCTGCACCCGAACAAGCCGCTCTCGCTCGAGCGCGAAATGCGCGGCGAAGAGAACGTCACGGGCCGCATCATCGACATGATTGCGCCGATCGGCAAGGGCCAGCGCGGCCTGCTCGTCGCATCGCCGAAGTCGGGCAAGACCGTGATGCTCCAGCACATCGCGCACGCGATCAAGCAGAACCACCCGGACGTGATCCTGTTCGTGCTGCTGATCGACGAGCGTCCTGAAGAAGTGACCGAAATGCAGCGCTCCGTCGCGGGCGAAGTGATCGCGTCGACGTTCGACGAACCGGCCACGCGCCACGTTCAGGTTGCCGAAATGGTGATCGAGAAGGCCAAGCGCCTCGTCGAAATGAAGCACGACGTCGTGATCCTGCTCGACTCGATCACGCGTCTCGCACGTGCGTACAACACCGTGATCCCGGCGTCGGGCAAGGTGCTGACGGGCGGTGTCGACGCGAACGCGCTGCAGCGCCCGAAGCGCTTCTTCGGCGCGGCGCGCAACATCGAGGAAGGCGGCTCGCTGACGATCATCGGCACCGCGCTGATCGAAACCGGCAGCCGCATGGACGACGTGATCTACGAAGAGTTCAAGGGCACCGGCAACATGGAAGTGCACCTCGAGCGCCGTCTCGCGGAAAAGCGCGTGTATCCGTCGATCAACCTGAACAAGTCGGGCACGCGCCGCGAGGAAATGCTGATCAAGCCCGAGATCCTGCAAAAGATCTGGGTGCTGCGCAAATTCATCCACGACATGGACGAAGTCGAGGCAATGGAATTCCTGCTCGACAAGATCCGCCAGACGAAGAGCAACTCCGAGTTCTTCGACCTGATGCGCCGCGGCGGCTGA
- a CDS encoding type B 50S ribosomal protein L31: MKEGIHPNYREVVFQDMSNGFKFITRSTIQTRETIDFEGKTYPLAKIEVSSESHSFYTGQQKIMDTAGRVEKFKNKFGSRASGKVAK, encoded by the coding sequence ATGAAAGAAGGCATCCACCCGAATTATCGCGAAGTCGTCTTCCAAGACATGTCGAACGGCTTCAAGTTCATCACGCGCTCGACGATCCAGACGCGTGAAACCATCGACTTCGAAGGCAAGACCTACCCGCTCGCCAAGATCGAAGTGTCGTCGGAATCGCACTCGTTCTACACCGGCCAGCAGAAGATCATGGACACGGCCGGCCGCGTCGAGAAGTTCAAGAACAAGTTCGGCTCGCGCGCCAGCGGCAAGGTCGCGAAGTAA
- a CDS encoding M90 family metallopeptidase: MFSKLTRWLDHRRRDRALRSHPIPDALWQETVERLPFLDYLSPDDLGRLRELTSLFLARKSFSTAHDLELTDEMIVSISVQACLPVLNLDLSLYDGWSDIVLYPGGFLIRKTVQDEDGVVHEVEEEASGESWEGGQLFLSWEDAQITDGRSAYNPVIHEFAHKIDSINGWADGYPPLFRRWHAPRLDAQAWADVFENAYDQFCARVDAVSDRAWARFERDSVIDPYAADHPSEFFAVCSEALFVRPRAFEAEFPELYRLLARYYRQDPAKTGALDAP, encoded by the coding sequence ATGTTTTCGAAACTCACCCGCTGGCTCGACCATCGCCGCCGCGACCGCGCACTGCGCAGCCACCCGATCCCCGACGCGCTGTGGCAGGAGACCGTCGAGCGGCTGCCGTTCCTCGACTACCTGTCGCCCGACGACCTCGGCCGACTGCGCGAGCTGACGAGCCTGTTCCTCGCGCGGAAATCGTTTTCGACGGCGCACGACCTCGAGCTGACCGACGAGATGATCGTCAGCATCTCCGTGCAAGCCTGCCTGCCTGTGCTCAATCTCGACCTGTCGCTGTACGACGGCTGGAGCGACATCGTCCTGTACCCGGGCGGATTCCTGATCCGCAAGACCGTGCAGGACGAGGACGGCGTCGTCCACGAAGTCGAGGAGGAAGCGAGCGGCGAATCGTGGGAAGGCGGCCAGCTGTTTCTGTCGTGGGAAGACGCGCAGATCACCGACGGCCGCAGCGCGTACAACCCCGTGATTCACGAGTTCGCGCACAAGATCGACTCGATCAACGGCTGGGCCGACGGCTATCCGCCCCTTTTTCGTCGCTGGCATGCGCCGCGACTCGACGCACAGGCGTGGGCCGACGTGTTCGAGAACGCGTACGACCAGTTCTGCGCGCGCGTCGATGCGGTGTCGGATCGCGCGTGGGCGCGCTTCGAGCGGGATTCGGTCATCGATCCCTATGCGGCCGACCACCCGTCGGAATTCTTTGCCGTGTGCAGCGAGGCGCTGTTCGTGCGGCCGCGCGCGTTCGAGGCCGAATTCCCCGAGCTTTACCGGCTGCTCGCCCGCTATTACCGGCAAGACCCGGCCAAAACCGGCGCGCTCGACGCGCCCTGA
- a CDS encoding MerR family transcriptional regulator, with protein sequence MTTDTATPLLTVSDAAARLGVTPRTLKYYEERGLVTPSRSGGRYRLYDEADLERFARILRLRALGFSLQGITEMLKRPLEETDDGRRRYSDASLRDIRTGLAEQIGTLDQRIAAVQRELKEAMALRKELQRDIDYVERRLAGESADTLIAQRRAEASERRSRKGRA encoded by the coding sequence ATGACGACCGACACCGCCACCCCGCTGCTGACCGTGAGCGACGCCGCCGCGCGGCTCGGCGTCACGCCGCGCACCCTGAAGTACTACGAGGAGCGCGGGCTCGTCACACCATCGCGCAGCGGAGGCCGTTATCGCCTCTACGACGAAGCCGACCTCGAGCGCTTTGCGCGCATCCTGCGCCTGCGCGCGCTCGGCTTCTCGCTGCAGGGCATCACCGAAATGCTCAAGCGTCCGCTGGAAGAGACCGACGACGGCCGGCGCCGCTATTCGGACGCGTCGCTGCGGGACATCCGCACCGGTCTCGCGGAACAGATCGGCACGCTGGACCAGCGCATCGCGGCGGTCCAGCGCGAGCTGAAGGAAGCAATGGCGCTGCGCAAGGAACTGCAGCGCGACATCGACTACGTCGAGCGGCGCCTCGCCGGCGAAAGCGCGGACACGCTGATCGCGCAGCGGCGGGCCGAGGCGAGCGAGCGGCGGTCGCGCAAGGGCCGCGCATGA